In Hypanus sabinus isolate sHypSab1 chromosome 17, sHypSab1.hap1, whole genome shotgun sequence, the following proteins share a genomic window:
- the LOC132406863 gene encoding cytochrome b-c1 complex subunit Rieske, mitochondrial, with amino-acid sequence MLSFTLRSGAFAPYLSATSNTVASQLKPLVPGLVSKADAVLLDLKRPFLCRESLMGQAPRSGAAATAGLNVLSTIRYAHSDVSIPDFSDYRRQDVQDSKKSSQSSSDSRKGFSYLLTGTTAVLGAYAAKNVVTQFVTSMSASADVLALSKIEVKLGDIPEGKNVTFKWRGKPLFIRHRSSKEVETEQAVNLSELRDPQLDSDRVKDPQWMIVIGVCTHLGCVPIANAGEYGGYYCPCHGSHYDASGRIRKGPAPLNLEVPPYEFLNEEVVIVG; translated from the exons ATGCTGTCGTTTACCCTCCGCTCCGGGGCATTTGCCCCGTACTTGTCCGCCACCTCAAACACGGTGGCGTCGCAGCTGAAGCCCCTGGTACCCGGCTTGGTTTCCAAGGCTGACGCGGTGTTGCTGGACCTGAAGCGGCCGTTTCTGTGCAGGGAGTCGTTGATGGGCCAGGCGCCCCGGAGCGGTGCTGCCGCCACCGCCGGCCTCAACG TTTTGTCTACAATTCGATATGCACACAGTGATGTCAGCATTCCAGATTTCTCTGACTACCGACGGCAGGATGTTCAAGATTCCAAAAAATCCTCACAGAGCAGCAGTGATAGCAGGAAAGGGTTCTCCTACTTGCTAACTGGGACTACAGCTGTTTTGGGTGCCTATGCTGCAAAGAATGTTGTCACCCAGTTCGTCACAAGCATGAGTGCCTCTgctgatgtgctggcattgtctAAGATCGAAGTTAAGTTGGGTGATATTCCAGAAGGCAAGAACGTGACCTTCAAATGGAGAGGCAAACCTCTTTTCATCCGCCACCGTTCATCCAAGGAAGTTGAGACTGAGCAGGCAGTGAACCTATCTGAGTTACGTGACCCACAGTTAGATTCTGATAGAGTAAAAGATCCGCAGTGGATGATTGTCATTGGTGTCTGCACTCACCTGGGCTGTGTGCCAATAGCCAATGCGGGTGAATATGGTGGCTACTACTGCCCCTGCCATGGATCTCACTATGATGCATCAGGGAGAATCAGGAAAGGCCCTGCGCCTCTTAATCTGGAAGTTCCTCCATATGAATTCCTTAACGAAGAAGTTGTCATTGTAGGTTAA